The DNA region TGCTGGATTGGACCGCCCGGAACATCGCCATCACCGGCGACCTGCGCACCTACGCCTATCGGCCGTGGGACGCGCTGGTGTTTTCACGCGGCGCGGCGTTGCACCGCGCCTGGGTGTTCTGCGGACTCTGCCGCCACTTGGGTTTAGAAGCCTGTGTGATTGAGGCGCCGACCGAGGATGGGGAACCCTACTTGCTCTGCGCGGTGCTGCACGACGGCGGCCTGTACCTGTTTGATCCGGTGGTGGGTCTCCCACTGCCTGGTCCAGATGGAGAACCCATCGCGACGTGGGAGGCCGTGGCGAGCGACGACGCCTTGTTGCGTGCGTGGGACCTCGAAGGCTCGCCCTATCCGCTGAGCTCAGAACGCTTGGCGGAAGCCACGTTCTGTGTGGTCGCCGACCCCTTCGCGCTAACGCGCCGCGCCGCGGTGCTAGACGGCAGTCTGACGGGCGACGATCGGCTGCTGCTGTCGGTCGATGCAGACGCTGTCGCGGAGCGTCTCCGGCGGGCCGGCGGCGTCGGGGCCGATCAGGCCGTCGCGCTATGGTCGGCGCCCGCCGAAGCGATCCGCCGCAAGCTGACGCTCTCCGGTCCGGCCCGCGGCGCCGCCGTCGCAGATATCTTGCCGTTCACCTGGCGTCCGAAGCTGTGGAAGGCCCGCGTGCTGCACTTCCGCGGGGCCCTGGACGACGACGAGCAGAAGAAGCTGAGCGACCCGCTCTACGATCCGATCAACGACCACCGCGCCGCGGCCGCGCTCTACTCCGACCCGGCCGTCCGACCCGCGGAATCGCGGCTGCGAAGCGTGGCGGCCGAGAAGGCCCGCATCTATCGCTACGCGAAGCAGCAGGCGACCTACCTGCTCGGGCTGCTGAGTTTCGATACCGGGAACCTGACCGCGGCGAGCAACTGGTTTGATTCCGACGCGCTCTCCGGCGACGTGGCGGCTCGGATGGCGGACGGCATCGGCTTCAACCGCGCGCTCACCGCGGCGCAGTTGGGCGATCTCGATCGGGCCATCGAGCTCTTGGAGCAGGACGAGTCGCCGGGGCGTCGCGGCGCCCTGATCCGGGCCGCTCGCCTCCGCGAGCAGCAACAGGCCGAAGCCATCGAGAAGGGTGAGTGAACGTGGGCGCCCCCTACCTGCTGGGAACCCTGCGGCGGCAATGGTTTCTGATAACACTGGCCATCCTCTTGCTGGGGGCCTTTCTTGCGCCCGCTCGGCTGGCGCCCATCACAGAGCAGACCCCGACGGGTTGGGTCGTCGCGGCGGTGATGCTGCTGACCGCGCTCGGGGTGAACCTGCGAGCCGCGGCGTCGCACCGCGGCACTTGGGTCGCGGCGCTGCTGGCCATCGCGGTGAGCACGCTGGCGGCGCCCCCGCTCGGGTGGCTCTCGGGTCGCGTGCTGCCGCGTGAGCTGGCGATCGGGATGATCGTGGCCGCCAGCGTCCCATGCACGCTCGCTTCCGCGGCGGTGTGGACGCGCCGGGGCGGGGGGAACGAGGCGGCCGCCCTGCTGGTGAGCATCGCGACCAATCTGCTCTGCTTCCTGGTGCTGCCGTTCTGGACCACGCTGCTAGCCGGCGCGGCGGCCGAGGCCAACTTCGCCGCGCTGGCTTGGAAGCTGCTCGGATGGGTTGTGGCGCCCATCGTTGTGTCCCAGGCCGCCCGCTGCGTCCCCGCCGTGTCCCGTTGGTGCGATCGCCGGCGCACGACGCTCGGCATGGCGGCCCAATGCGGCGTGCTGTTCATGGTGCTGGTGGGGGCGGTCGAGGCCTCGCTGAAGACGAGAAGCGTAGGAGGGTCCGTCAGGCCGGCCGATTGGTTGCTGATGATCCTGATGGTGGCGGCGGTTCATATCGCCCTGGCGGTTCTGGGCTGGTTTGCCGCGGGCTGGGCCGGGCTCGCCCGCGGAGACAGGCTCGCCACGGCCATTGCGGGGAGCCAGAAAACGCTGGCCGTGGGGGTGCTGGTCGCGCTCCCGTACGGGGGCCTGGCGGTGCTTCCGATGATCGCCTACCACGTTTTTCAGCTAGTGATCGACACGGTTTGGGTCGATCGAGAGCGTCGCCGGGCGTAGCGGGCCCCGCCGCCGCTCGCCGCGGGGGCGCGTCCCGGCTCGCTCGCCAGCACGGCCGGGGAGCCATCTTGCCTACGGCCGGATTCCGCCCCATAATGCTGGGCTTCCGAAAAACCATGCGACCCGGGTCCCTCGCGGGCCCGATCCCAGACCCCCCGCTACGTAAGACGGCCTGCCATGCAAGACGCCATCCACCCGAAGTACTACGACACCGACGTCCACTGCGGCTGCGGCAACCGCTTCACCGTCCGCAGCACGCGGAAAGAGCTGAAGCTCGACATCTGTAACGCCTGCCACCCGTTCTATACCGGCAAGCTGAAGTTCGTCGACACGGCCGGGCGGATCGACAAGTTCAAGAAGAAGTTTTCCGCCGCGGGCTATGCCAGCCTGGGGAAAAAGAAGTAACCCTCTCGGTTCGAAGGGTTCCAACGGATCGGGCGGCCGCGCTGCGGTCGTTCCCCGCGGGGACGCTTCGGTGTCCCCATGCGCGAACTGCTGGAATCAAAGCTCAAACGGTTCGACGAGCTCGAACGGCTGCGCGTCGACCCCGATGTGTTGAGCGACGGGGATCGCATCTCAGCGGTGGCCCGCGAGCACGGTTCGCTCTCGAAGCTCGCCGGCAAGTACCGCCGGTTCAAGGACCTGCACAAGCAGATTAAAGACGCCCGCGAGATGATCGCCGGCCGCGACGCGGACCTGCGCGAGCTGGCCGAGGCGGAGCTCCCCGAGCTGCTTGAGCAACGCGAGTCGTTGTGGGACGAGCTGCTGGGGATGACCATTGGCGGCGAAGACGCCAACCGCGACCGCTGCATCATGGAGATCCGCGCGGGCGCCGGCGGCGACGAAGCGGCGCTCTTCGCCCGCGATATCTACGAGATGTACAAGCGGCACGCGGAGCAGAAGCGCTGGAAGATCGAAGTGCTCGATCACAGCGCCACGGAGCTGGGCGGGTTCAAAGACATCTCGCTCGCCCTCACCGGCGAGGGGGTGTACCGGGAGCTCGCCTACGAATCGGGCGGGCACCGCGTGCAGCGCGTGCCAGACACCGAAACCCAAGGACGCGTCCACACCTCGGCCGCCACGGTGGCCGTGATGGCGGAGCCCGAGGACGTCGAGATCGACCTCAAACCAGAGGACTACCGGCTCGACAAGTTCTGCGCCAGCGGCCCCGGCGGTCAGCACGTCAACAAGACCGAGTCGGCGGTGCGGCTCACCCATCTCGAGACCGGCATCGTTGTGCAATGCCAGGACGAGAAGAGCCAACACAAGAACCTGGCCAAGGCGTTGCGGGTGCTCAAGAGCCGGCTCTACGATCACCTGCAGCAGCTCGAGTCAGACAAGCGCGCCAGCGAACGCAAGACGCTGATCGGATCGGGCGACCGGAGTCAGCGGATCCGCACCTATAACTTCCCGCAGAATCGGTTGACCGACCACCGTATCGGGCTCACCCTGCACAAGCTCGACCAGATCATTGCGGGCGACCTCCAGCCGGTCACGGACGCGCTGGTGGAGTACGATCGCCAACAGCTGCGCGACGCGATGGGCGGGCTAGACTGATCGCCCGGGCCCGCCCCGCTCCCGCCGCTCGGGAGGGGGTCGCTCACTATCGTTTTCACTCTCCTATCCCCTGTCGCGGCCGATCATGTCCCAAGACGAAACTTGGACGATCGGCCGGCTGCTGAACTGGACGAAGGACTTCCTTCAAGAACGGGGCGCCGAGAGCCCCCGCCTCGACGCCGAGGTGCTGCTCGCCCACGCACGCGGTTGCAAGCGGATCGAGCTCTACACGGCGTTTGAGGAAGAGGCCCCGCAGGAGCTCCGCGACGCCTTCCGCGAGCTGGTCCGCCGCCGCGCCTCGGGGACGCCGGTCGCCTACCTCGTGAAGATGCGTGAGTTCTACTCGCTGGAGTTCGAGGTCACCCCCGACGTGCTGATCCCCCGTCCCGAGACGGAGCTGATCGTGGTCGGCGTAACAGACCACGCCAAAGCGACGGGGCGTTCCGCCGAGCCGCTGACGATCGTCGACGTTGGGACGGGCAGCGGCGTCCTGGCGGTCTGTCTGACCAAGCACTTGAAGGACGCGCGGGTAACGGCGCTCGACATCAGTCCGCAGGCGCTCGCTGTAGCGAAACGCAACGCCGCGCGGCACGGCGTGGCAGACAGGATCGCGTTCGTCGAGAGCGACCTCTTCGCCGCGGCGCCGTCAGACGCCCGGTTCGACTACGTCGTTTCGAACCCCCCGTACATCACGACGGCCGAGATGGCCGGCCTGCCCAATCACGTCCTCAACCACGAGCCAAGGTTGGCGCTCGACGGCGGGGCGGACGGAACCTCGGTCATCGAGCGCTTGCTGCCCCAGGCGGCTGCGCGGCTCAAACCGGGCGGCAGGCTCTTCATGGAGATCAGCCCCATGCTGGCCGATCGAGTCGATGCACTAGTACGGCGGACCCCCGGGCTTGAGCCCGAGGCGATGATTCTGGACCTCGAGCGCCGGCCGCGGATCGCGACCGCTCGAAAAACCGTGGAGCAGGCATGAGCTCTAACGCCCCTTGGATCTCCTTGGTTGCTTTGGCGGATCAAGAGGTCCCGTCTCCCGACGACGTAGCGCAGTGCATGGCGGACGCGTTCCCCGACGCGTCGCCCCTTGCCGTGAGCGGGTCGACGCCCCGCGCCGCGACGTTCGACTGGGGCCCGGCGACCGTCAATTACACGCTCGTCGATCGGCCGATCCCTTGGTCGCAGATCGAAGGGCCGTGCGCCACGGCTTGGTACTGGCCGGAGGCCGAAGCGGTCATGCGCCGCCACGCGGCTCACCTGTTCGTCACGCTGCTCAGCGAGAAGCGGGACCCGATCGATCGCTCCATGCGGCTCACCCAGCTCGTGACCGCCGTGAGCGAAGCGGCGGGGGCGGACGGGATCGTATGGGGCCCCAGCTCGCTCGTCCACGAGCCGGCCGCGTTTCGGAAGTTGGCGACCACCATGAGCCGCGAGGACCTGCCGCTGCACCTGTGGGTGGATTTCCGCGTTAGCGAACTGGACGACGGCGCGTTCGCGCTGTTCACCACCGGGATGGAGGCGCTCGGTAGCCGTGAGTTGGAGGTCAACCGCTTCGTCGGCGAGCCGCACGTGCTCGCCGGCTACGCCTACAACATCGCGCACTACTTGCTCGAAAAGACGCCTCAGCTCAAGGAAGGAGAAGCGATCGGCCTGCCCGATGGCGCCCAGGCGTCCATCCGCTTCGAGCCTTCTCTGGTCGACGAGAGTCTAGAAGCCATTCGGCTCGACTTTGACGGTTAGGCCCCGAGACGGTCGATCTTGCTCAACCTGCAGAGCTTAGCGGACCGATACCTCGGGGGACGACGTTCGCGCCCGGGGGGGCGTGCCGCTGGCAGGCGCCAGCGGCGAAAGCGAACGCTCGCCTTACGGGGGAAGGCGTTGAAAC from Pirellulimonas nuda includes:
- the prfA gene encoding peptide chain release factor 1, coding for MRELLESKLKRFDELERLRVDPDVLSDGDRISAVAREHGSLSKLAGKYRRFKDLHKQIKDAREMIAGRDADLRELAEAELPELLEQRESLWDELLGMTIGGEDANRDRCIMEIRAGAGGDEAALFARDIYEMYKRHAEQKRWKIEVLDHSATELGGFKDISLALTGEGVYRELAYESGGHRVQRVPDTETQGRVHTSAATVAVMAEPEDVEIDLKPEDYRLDKFCASGPGGQHVNKTESAVRLTHLETGIVVQCQDEKSQHKNLAKALRVLKSRLYDHLQQLESDKRASERKTLIGSGDRSQRIRTYNFPQNRLTDHRIGLTLHKLDQIIAGDLQPVTDALVEYDRQQLRDAMGGLD
- a CDS encoding DUF4261 domain-containing protein, coding for MSSNAPWISLVALADQEVPSPDDVAQCMADAFPDASPLAVSGSTPRAATFDWGPATVNYTLVDRPIPWSQIEGPCATAWYWPEAEAVMRRHAAHLFVTLLSEKRDPIDRSMRLTQLVTAVSEAAGADGIVWGPSSLVHEPAAFRKLATTMSREDLPLHLWVDFRVSELDDGAFALFTTGMEALGSRELEVNRFVGEPHVLAGYAYNIAHYLLEKTPQLKEGEAIGLPDGAQASIRFEPSLVDESLEAIRLDFDG
- a CDS encoding bile acid:sodium symporter, with the translated sequence MGAPYLLGTLRRQWFLITLAILLLGAFLAPARLAPITEQTPTGWVVAAVMLLTALGVNLRAAASHRGTWVAALLAIAVSTLAAPPLGWLSGRVLPRELAIGMIVAASVPCTLASAAVWTRRGGGNEAAALLVSIATNLLCFLVLPFWTTLLAGAAAEANFAALAWKLLGWVVAPIVVSQAARCVPAVSRWCDRRRTTLGMAAQCGVLFMVLVGAVEASLKTRSVGGSVRPADWLLMILMVAAVHIALAVLGWFAAGWAGLARGDRLATAIAGSQKTLAVGVLVALPYGGLAVLPMIAYHVFQLVIDTVWVDRERRRA
- the prmC gene encoding peptide chain release factor N(5)-glutamine methyltransferase is translated as MSQDETWTIGRLLNWTKDFLQERGAESPRLDAEVLLAHARGCKRIELYTAFEEEAPQELRDAFRELVRRRASGTPVAYLVKMREFYSLEFEVTPDVLIPRPETELIVVGVTDHAKATGRSAEPLTIVDVGTGSGVLAVCLTKHLKDARVTALDISPQALAVAKRNAARHGVADRIAFVESDLFAAAPSDARFDYVVSNPPYITTAEMAGLPNHVLNHEPRLALDGGADGTSVIERLLPQAAARLKPGGRLFMEISPMLADRVDALVRRTPGLEPEAMILDLERRPRIATARKTVEQA
- the rpmE gene encoding 50S ribosomal protein L31, translated to MQDAIHPKYYDTDVHCGCGNRFTVRSTRKELKLDICNACHPFYTGKLKFVDTAGRIDKFKKKFSAAGYASLGKKK